A DNA window from Streptomyces sp. B21-083 contains the following coding sequences:
- a CDS encoding TldD/PmbA family protein, whose amino-acid sequence MAHEVDQSFLALPLRALADAALARARALGADHADFRFERVRSASWRLRDAKPSGSSDTTDLGYAVRVVHGGTWGFASGVDLSMDAAAKVASQAVAMAKLSAQVIKAAGSDERVELAGEPVHSDKTWVSSYEIDPFGVPDEEKAGLLAEWSGRLLAANGVNHVDASLLTVHENKFYADTAGTVTTQQRVRLHPQFTAVSVDESSGEFDSMRTIAPPVGRGWEYLTGRGWDWESELEQIPELLAEKMRAPSVEAGLYDLVVDPSNLWLTIHESIGHATELDRALGYEAAYAGTSFATFDQLGKLRYGSELMNVTGDRTAEHGLATIGYDDEGVAGQSWDLVKDGTLVGYQLDRRIAKLTGFERSNGCAYADSPGHVPVQRMANVSLQPDPGGLATEDLIGGVDRGIYVVGDRSWSIDMQRYNFQFTGQRFFKIENGRITGQLRDVAYQATTTDFWGSMAAVGGPQTYVLGGAFNCGKAQPGQVAAVSHGCPSALFRGVNILNTTQEAGR is encoded by the coding sequence ATGGCCCATGAGGTCGATCAGTCATTCCTGGCACTGCCCCTACGTGCCCTGGCCGACGCCGCCCTCGCCCGCGCGCGTGCGCTCGGTGCGGACCACGCGGACTTCCGGTTCGAACGGGTGCGCAGCGCCTCCTGGCGGCTGCGGGACGCCAAGCCGTCCGGATCGTCGGACACCACGGACCTGGGGTACGCGGTGCGGGTGGTGCACGGCGGCACATGGGGGTTCGCTTCGGGCGTGGATCTGAGCATGGACGCCGCCGCGAAGGTCGCCTCGCAGGCCGTGGCCATGGCCAAGCTCTCCGCACAGGTGATCAAGGCGGCGGGGTCCGACGAGCGGGTGGAGCTGGCCGGTGAGCCGGTGCACTCCGACAAGACCTGGGTCTCGTCGTACGAGATCGACCCCTTCGGCGTGCCCGACGAGGAGAAGGCGGGGCTGCTGGCCGAGTGGAGCGGGCGGCTGCTCGCGGCGAACGGTGTCAACCACGTCGACGCCTCGCTGCTCACGGTGCACGAGAACAAGTTCTACGCCGACACCGCGGGGACCGTCACCACCCAGCAGCGGGTGCGGCTGCACCCCCAGTTCACCGCCGTCTCCGTCGACGAGTCGAGCGGCGAGTTCGACTCGATGCGGACCATCGCGCCGCCCGTCGGACGCGGCTGGGAGTACCTCACGGGCAGGGGCTGGGACTGGGAGTCCGAGCTCGAACAGATCCCTGAGCTGCTCGCCGAGAAGATGCGGGCGCCGAGCGTCGAGGCGGGGCTGTACGACCTGGTTGTCGACCCGTCCAACCTGTGGCTGACGATCCACGAGTCCATCGGCCACGCCACCGAACTGGACCGGGCCCTGGGCTACGAGGCGGCGTACGCGGGCACGTCCTTCGCGACCTTCGACCAGCTCGGCAAGCTCAGGTACGGCTCCGAGCTGATGAACGTCACCGGGGACCGCACCGCCGAACACGGCCTGGCGACCATCGGTTACGACGACGAGGGCGTCGCCGGTCAGTCGTGGGACCTGGTGAAGGACGGCACCCTCGTGGGGTACCAGCTGGACCGGCGGATCGCGAAGCTGACCGGGTTCGAGCGGTCCAATGGATGCGCGTACGCCGACTCGCCCGGGCATGTGCCTGTGCAGCGCATGGCCAACGTGTCGTTGCAGCCGGACCCGGGCGGCCTGGCCACCGAGGACCTCATCGGCGGCGTCGACCGCGGTATCTACGTGGTCGGGGACCGCTCCTGGTCGATCGACATGCAGCGCTACAACTTCCAGTTCACCGGGCAGCGGTTCTTCAAGATCGAGAACGGCCGGATCACCGGGCAGCTGCGGGACGTGGCCTACCAGGCGACGACCACCGACTTCTGGGGTTCCATGGCGGCCGTCGGCGGTCCGCAGACGTACGTCCTGGGCGGTGCCTTCAACTGCGGCAAGGCCCAGCCGGGCCAGGTCGCGGCCGTCTCCCACGGGTGCCCGTCGGCCCTCTTCAGGGGCGTCAACATTCTGAACACCACGCAGGAGGCCGGTCGATGA
- a CDS encoding metallopeptidase TldD-related protein: MSARTSKPHEIVERALELSRADGCVVIADEESTANLRWAGNALTTNGVTRGRTLTVVATVGGKQGTASGVVSRAAVTADELEPLVRAAEAAARGAGPAEDAQPLVGGVPESPDFMDAPAETSSAVFADFAPALGEAFARARAGGRELYGFANHELVSSYVGTSTGLRLRHDQPNGTLELNAKSPDRARSAWAGRSTRDFKDVDPATLDAELAVRLGWAERRIELPAGRYETLLPPTAVADLLIYQMWSSSARDAAEGRTVFSKPGGGTRLGEQLTELPLTLRSDPNEPGLEASPFLLAHSSGDDQSVFDNGLPLSATEWIREGRLNRLITSRHTAGLTGLPVTPAIGNIVLDGGEDRSLEEMVANTERGLLLTCLWYIREVDPATLLLTGLTRDGVYLVENGEVSGEVNNFRFNESPVGLLGRAVEAGRTEKTLPREWGDWFTRAAMPALRVPDFNMSSVSQGV, translated from the coding sequence ATGAGCGCCCGTACGAGCAAGCCGCACGAGATCGTCGAGCGGGCCCTTGAGCTGTCCCGGGCCGACGGGTGTGTCGTCATCGCCGACGAGGAGTCGACGGCCAATCTGCGCTGGGCGGGCAACGCCCTCACCACCAACGGGGTCACGCGCGGACGCACGCTCACGGTCGTCGCCACCGTCGGCGGCAAGCAGGGCACGGCCTCCGGGGTCGTCTCCCGCGCGGCCGTCACCGCGGACGAGCTGGAGCCGCTCGTGCGGGCCGCCGAGGCCGCCGCGCGCGGCGCCGGGCCCGCGGAGGACGCCCAGCCGCTGGTCGGGGGTGTGCCGGAGTCCCCGGACTTCATGGACGCGCCCGCCGAGACCTCGTCCGCGGTGTTCGCCGACTTCGCGCCCGCGCTGGGTGAGGCGTTCGCCCGCGCGCGGGCGGGCGGCCGGGAGCTGTACGGCTTCGCCAACCACGAGCTGGTGTCGAGCTATGTGGGGACGTCGACGGGGCTGCGCCTGCGTCATGACCAGCCCAACGGGACGCTGGAGCTGAACGCCAAGTCCCCGGACCGTGCGCGGTCCGCGTGGGCCGGGCGGTCGACGCGGGACTTCAAGGACGTCGATCCGGCCACCCTCGACGCCGAACTCGCCGTACGCCTCGGCTGGGCGGAGCGGCGGATCGAGCTGCCCGCCGGGCGGTACGAGACGCTGCTGCCGCCGACCGCCGTCGCCGACCTGCTGATCTACCAGATGTGGTCGTCGTCCGCGCGGGACGCCGCCGAGGGCCGCACGGTGTTCTCCAAGCCGGGCGGCGGGACACGCCTCGGCGAGCAGCTCACCGAGCTGCCCCTGACGCTGCGCAGCGACCCGAACGAGCCCGGTCTGGAAGCCTCTCCTTTCCTGCTCGCCCACTCCTCCGGCGACGACCAGTCGGTGTTCGACAACGGGCTGCCGCTGAGCGCCACGGAGTGGATCCGCGAGGGCCGGCTGAACCGGCTGATCACCTCCCGGCACACCGCCGGGCTGACCGGCCTGCCCGTGACCCCGGCGATCGGGAACATCGTCCTGGACGGGGGCGAGGACAGGTCGCTGGAGGAGATGGTCGCGAACACCGAGCGTGGGCTGCTGCTGACCTGCCTCTGGTACATCCGCGAGGTCGACCCGGCCACCCTGCTGCTGACCGGCCTGACCCGCGACGGGGTGTACCTCGTCGAGAACGGCGAGGTCAGCGGGGAGGTCAACAACTTCCGGTTCAACGAGTCGCCGGTGGGCCTGCTCGGGCGGGCCGTGGAGGCGGGGCGTACGGAGAAGACGCTGCCGAGGGAGTGGGGCGACTGGTTCACCCGGGCCGCGATGCCCGCACTGCGGGTGCCGGACTTCAATATGAGCTCTGTCAGTCAGGGCGTATAA
- the tyrS gene encoding tyrosine--tRNA ligase, protein MTDIVDELKWRGLFAQSTDEDALRKALADGPVTFYCGFDPTAASLHVGHLVQVLTMRRLQQAGLRPLALVGGATGQIGDPRPTAERTLNDPETIANWVNRLRGQIEPFLSFEGENAAVMVNNLDWTAGMSAIEFLRDIGKHFRVNKMLTKDSVARRLESDQGISYTEFSYQLLQGMDFLELYRRYGCTLQQGGSDQWGNLTAGLDLIHRLEPDASAHALATPLMTKADGTKFGKTEGGAIWLDPEMTTPYAFYQFWLNVDDRDISTYLRILSFRSREELEAMEAQTAERPQARAAQRALAEELTTLVHGGEQTAAVIAASKALFGQGELGELDERTLSAALSEVPHIRVAEAGPVVDLFAEVGLVASKSAARRTVKEGGAYVNNAKVTAEDAVPAKEDLLHGRWLVLRRGKKNLAAVEVTG, encoded by the coding sequence GTGACGGACATCGTCGACGAGCTGAAGTGGCGTGGGCTGTTCGCCCAGTCCACTGACGAGGACGCATTGCGCAAGGCGCTCGCGGACGGTCCCGTCACGTTCTATTGCGGTTTCGACCCGACGGCGGCCAGTCTGCACGTCGGTCATCTGGTCCAGGTGCTCACCATGCGCCGCCTCCAGCAGGCGGGTCTGCGTCCGCTGGCCCTGGTCGGTGGGGCGACCGGCCAGATCGGCGACCCGCGTCCCACCGCGGAGCGCACGCTGAACGACCCGGAGACGATCGCGAACTGGGTGAACCGGCTCCGCGGCCAGATCGAGCCGTTCCTGTCCTTCGAGGGCGAGAACGCCGCGGTGATGGTGAACAACCTGGACTGGACGGCCGGTATGTCGGCCATCGAGTTCCTCCGGGACATCGGCAAGCACTTCCGCGTCAACAAGATGCTGACGAAAGACTCGGTCGCCCGGCGTCTGGAGTCCGACCAGGGCATCAGTTACACGGAGTTCAGCTACCAGCTCCTTCAGGGCATGGACTTCCTGGAGCTGTACCGGAGGTACGGCTGCACGCTCCAGCAGGGCGGCAGCGACCAGTGGGGCAACCTCACCGCCGGTCTCGACCTGATCCACCGCCTGGAACCGGACGCCTCCGCGCACGCGCTGGCGACGCCGCTGATGACGAAGGCGGACGGCACCAAGTTCGGCAAGACCGAGGGCGGCGCCATCTGGCTCGACCCGGAGATGACGACACCGTACGCGTTCTACCAGTTCTGGCTGAACGTGGACGACCGGGACATCTCGACGTACCTGCGCATCCTGTCCTTCCGGTCCCGGGAGGAGCTGGAGGCGATGGAGGCGCAGACCGCGGAGCGTCCGCAGGCTCGGGCCGCGCAGCGCGCGCTCGCCGAGGAGCTGACGACGCTGGTGCACGGCGGCGAGCAGACGGCAGCCGTGATCGCCGCGTCCAAGGCTCTCTTCGGTCAGGGTGAGCTGGGCGAGCTCGACGAGCGGACCCTGAGCGCGGCGCTCTCCGAGGTGCCGCACATCCGGGTCGCCGAGGCGGGGCCGGTCGTCGACCTGTTCGCCGAGGTCGGGCTGGTGGCCAGCAAGTCGGCCGCGCGACGCACGGTGAAGGAGGGCGGCGCCTACGTGAACAACGCGAAGGTCACCGCCGAGGACGCGGTACCCGCGAAGGAGGACCTGCTGCACGGGCGGTGGCTGGTCCTGCGCCGGGGCAAGAAGAACCTGGCCGCGGTGGAGGTCACCGGCTGA
- a CDS encoding GlsB/YeaQ/YmgE family stress response membrane protein, with product MGWLWAIIVGFVLGLLAKAIIPGKQHSPLWLTTIFGIIGAIVGNAIARAIGIDATSGIDWGRHALQLAAAVVIVFLGDMAYTSMRGGRRHRA from the coding sequence ATGGGCTGGTTGTGGGCGATCATCGTGGGATTCGTGCTGGGTCTGCTGGCCAAGGCGATCATTCCGGGCAAGCAGCACAGCCCGCTCTGGCTGACGACCATCTTCGGCATCATCGGCGCCATCGTCGGCAACGCCATCGCGCGAGCAATCGGCATCGACGCGACGAGCGGCATCGACTGGGGCCGCCACGCGCTCCAGCTCGCGGCGGCCGTCGTGATCGTGTTCCTGGGCGACATGGCGTACACGAGTATGCGCGGCGGCAGGAGACACCGCGCCTAA
- a CDS encoding DUF3099 domain-containing protein → MRKQSSSGGAQVFRITGARQGLADDVRARQRRYVISMSVRTVAVVLAATLWNVERHVAFVALVLGMILPYISVVIANAGRENAPGLPSTFVTAPVRPMIAPPGPREGFTESAAEDTGGDRTADTGGDPGGQA, encoded by the coding sequence ATGCGGAAGCAGAGCAGTAGCGGCGGCGCCCAGGTCTTCCGGATCACCGGGGCCCGGCAGGGGCTCGCGGACGATGTCCGGGCCAGACAGCGCCGGTACGTCATCTCCATGTCCGTGCGCACGGTGGCGGTGGTTCTCGCCGCGACGCTCTGGAACGTCGAACGGCACGTCGCGTTCGTGGCCCTGGTTCTCGGCATGATCCTGCCCTATATCTCCGTGGTGATCGCCAACGCCGGCCGCGAGAACGCGCCGGGACTCCCGTCGACGTTCGTGACCGCTCCGGTGCGGCCGATGATCGCGCCGCCCGGGCCTCGAGAGGGCTTCACGGAATCCGCGGCGGAGGACACCGGGGGCGATCGGACGGCCGATACGGGGGGCGATCCGGGCGGGCAAGCCTGA
- the moaA gene encoding GTP 3',8-cyclase MoaA: MLIDTFGRVATDLRVSLTDRCNLRCTYCMPEEGLQWLAKPDLLTDDEIVRLIDIAVTSLGIEEVRFTGGEPLLRPGLVGIVERVAALAPRPQMSLTTNGIGLGRTATALKAAGLDRVNVSLDTLRPDVFKTLTRRDRHKDVLAGLEAAREAGLTPVKVNTVLMPGFNEDEAPDLLAWAVEHDYELRFIEQMPLDAQHGWKRDGMVTAGDILTSLRTRFDLTEEGSGERGSAPAERWLVDGGPQRVGVIASVTRPFCAACDRTRLTADGQIRNCLFAREETDLRTALRSGAPDEEIARIWREAMWGKKAGAGLDDPTFVQPDRPMSAIGG, encoded by the coding sequence GTGCTCATCGACACTTTCGGCCGAGTGGCCACCGACCTGCGCGTCTCGCTGACCGACCGCTGCAATCTGCGGTGTACGTACTGCATGCCCGAGGAGGGCCTGCAGTGGCTGGCCAAGCCGGACCTGCTCACGGACGACGAGATCGTCCGCCTCATCGACATCGCGGTCACCTCCCTGGGCATCGAGGAGGTCCGCTTCACCGGCGGCGAACCGCTGCTGCGCCCGGGCCTGGTCGGCATCGTGGAGCGGGTCGCCGCGCTGGCCCCGCGCCCCCAGATGTCCCTGACGACGAACGGCATCGGTCTGGGCCGTACGGCGACCGCCCTGAAGGCGGCCGGCCTGGACCGCGTCAACGTCTCCCTGGACACCCTGCGCCCCGACGTCTTCAAGACCCTCACCCGCCGGGACCGGCACAAGGACGTCCTCGCGGGCCTGGAAGCCGCCCGCGAGGCCGGACTGACCCCCGTGAAGGTCAACACGGTACTGATGCCGGGGTTCAACGAGGACGAGGCCCCCGACCTCCTCGCCTGGGCGGTCGAACACGACTACGAACTGCGCTTCATCGAGCAGATGCCCCTGGACGCCCAGCACGGCTGGAAACGCGACGGCATGGTGACCGCGGGCGACATCCTGACCTCCCTGCGCACCCGCTTCGACCTCACGGAGGAAGGCTCCGGCGAACGGGGTTCGGCCCCCGCCGAACGCTGGCTGGTCGACGGCGGCCCGCAGCGCGTGGGCGTCATCGCCTCCGTCACCCGCCCCTTCTGCGCCGCCTGCGACCGCACCCGGCTCACCGCCGACGGCCAGATACGAAACTGCCTCTTCGCCCGCGAGGAGACCGACCTGCGCACCGCCCTGCGCTCCGGCGCCCCCGACGAGGAGATCGCCCGGATCTGGCGCGAAGCCATGTGGGGCAAGAAGGCAGGCGCAGGCCTGGACGACCCGACCTTCGTCCAGCCCGACCGCCCGATGTCGGCGATCGGCGGCTGA
- a CDS encoding solute symporter family protein has translation MSPVQQSVLAAGEASEHRPLIISLFAVFVVATLVITVWAGRQTKSAADFYAGGRQFTAFQNGLAVSGDYMSAASFLGIAGAIALFGYDGFLYSIGFLVAWLVALLLVAEPLRNSGRYTMGDVLAYRMRQRPVRTAAGTSTIVVSIFYLLAQMAGAGVLVSLLLGITSDAGKVAIVALVGVLMIVYVSIGGMKGTTWVQMVKAVLLISGTILITFLVLLKFNFNISDLLGTAAERSGKGDAFLEPGLQYGATGTTKLDFISLGIALVLGTAGLPHILIRFYTVPTAKAARKSVNWAIGIIGGFYLMTIALGFGAAALIDPKEITDSNPSGNTAAPLLALHIGGVDSTWGAVLLATISAVAFATILAVVAGLTLASSSSFAHDIYANVIRKGKATEKEEMKAARWSTVFIGIVSIALGALARDLNVAGLVALAFAVAASANLPTILYSLFWKKFTTQGALWSIYGGLIVAVGLVLFSPVVSGDPKAMFPGVDFHWFPLKNPGIISIPFGFLMGWLGTVLSKEEPDTGKYAELEVRSLTGTGAH, from the coding sequence ATGAGCCCCGTACAGCAGAGTGTTCTCGCGGCCGGGGAGGCCAGCGAGCACCGGCCGCTGATCATCTCCCTGTTCGCGGTGTTCGTCGTCGCGACCCTCGTCATCACCGTCTGGGCGGGCCGCCAGACCAAGAGCGCCGCGGACTTCTACGCCGGCGGGCGCCAGTTCACCGCGTTCCAGAACGGCCTCGCGGTCTCCGGCGACTACATGTCCGCCGCGTCCTTCCTCGGCATCGCGGGCGCGATCGCCCTCTTCGGGTACGACGGCTTCCTGTACTCCATCGGCTTCCTCGTCGCCTGGCTGGTCGCCCTGCTCCTGGTGGCCGAACCGCTGCGCAACTCGGGCCGCTACACCATGGGTGACGTCCTCGCGTACCGCATGCGTCAGCGTCCGGTCCGCACGGCCGCCGGCACGTCGACGATCGTCGTCTCGATCTTCTACCTGCTGGCCCAGATGGCCGGCGCGGGCGTCCTCGTCTCGCTCCTCCTCGGCATCACCTCGGACGCGGGCAAGGTCGCCATCGTCGCCCTCGTCGGCGTCCTGATGATCGTGTACGTCTCCATCGGCGGCATGAAGGGCACCACCTGGGTCCAGATGGTCAAGGCCGTGCTGCTCATCAGCGGCACGATCCTCATTACGTTCCTGGTGCTGCTGAAGTTCAACTTCAACATCTCCGATCTGCTCGGCACCGCCGCCGAGCGCAGCGGCAAGGGCGACGCCTTCCTGGAGCCCGGCCTGCAGTACGGCGCCACCGGCACCACCAAGCTGGACTTCATCTCCCTGGGCATCGCCCTGGTCCTCGGCACCGCCGGTCTGCCGCACATCCTGATCCGCTTCTACACGGTGCCCACCGCCAAGGCCGCCCGGAAGTCCGTGAACTGGGCCATCGGCATCATCGGCGGCTTCTACCTGATGACGATCGCGCTCGGCTTCGGCGCCGCCGCACTGATCGACCCGAAGGAGATCACCGACTCCAACCCCTCGGGCAACACGGCCGCGCCGCTGCTCGCCCTGCACATCGGCGGCGTCGACTCGACCTGGGGCGCGGTGCTGCTCGCGACGATCTCGGCGGTCGCCTTCGCGACGATCCTCGCCGTCGTCGCCGGCCTCACGCTGGCCTCGTCGTCGTCCTTCGCGCACGACATCTACGCCAACGTCATCCGCAAGGGGAAGGCCACCGAGAAGGAGGAGATGAAGGCGGCCCGCTGGTCCACCGTCTTCATCGGCATCGTCTCCATCGCCCTGGGCGCCCTCGCCCGCGACCTCAACGTGGCCGGCCTGGTCGCACTGGCGTTCGCGGTCGCCGCGTCCGCCAACCTGCCCACGATCCTCTACAGCCTCTTCTGGAAGAAGTTCACCACCCAGGGCGCCCTGTGGTCGATCTACGGCGGCCTGATCGTGGCGGTCGGCCTGGTGCTGTTCTCGCCGGTCGTCTCCGGCGACCCGAAGGCGATGTTCCCGGGCGTCGACTTCCACTGGTTCCCGCTGAAGAACCCCGGCATCATCTCCATCCCGTTCGGCTTCCTCATGGGCTGGCTCGGCACGGTCCTCTCCAAGGAGGAGCCCGACACCGGCAAGTACGCCGAACTGGAGGTGCGGTCCCTCACGGGAACCGGAGCGCACTGA
- a CDS encoding DUF485 domain-containing protein — protein MATDAPPPSKTEHHYPSTEEFVEVQQSAEFGELRRAHRSFAFPLTLGFIAWYLLYVLLSNYAGGFMGTKLVGHINVAFVLGIAQFVTTFLIAWWYSRHAAANLDPKGEAIKSRMEGDA, from the coding sequence GTGGCTACCGACGCACCGCCCCCCTCGAAGACAGAGCACCACTACCCCTCCACGGAGGAGTTCGTCGAGGTCCAGCAGAGCGCTGAGTTCGGTGAACTGCGCCGCGCCCACCGCTCCTTCGCCTTCCCGCTGACCCTCGGCTTCATCGCCTGGTACCTGCTGTACGTCCTGCTGTCGAACTACGCGGGCGGCTTCATGGGCACCAAGCTCGTCGGCCACATCAACGTCGCCTTCGTCCTCGGCATCGCCCAGTTCGTCACCACGTTCCTCATCGCCTGGTGGTACTCGCGGCACGCCGCCGCCAACCTCGACCCCAAGGGTGAGGCGATCAAGTCCCGGATGGAGGGCGACGCATGA
- a CDS encoding S8 family peptidase, translated as MAHLRSRRRLALAVPVVLSLTASLGFLPVAASAAAPAAFVTRAADGPNLAYVVNTKSTDHHTIGAVTKAISKAGGTVVITYGRIGVIVVHSANPSFGAEIRAARGVRSAGATRTTPLVAAGTTDEGAADYLTAAEAAKVEAVSARTPESEPLEADQWDLRSIGADKAAKINPGSRKVTVAVIDTGVDDTHPDLAPNFSASQSANCVGGVADTSAGAWRPYTAEDYHGTHVAGEIAAARNGIGVAGVAPGVKVSGIKVSDPDNGLFYPESVVCAFVFAADHGVEITNNSYYVDPWLYNCLDDPDQRAIADAVNRAQLYATKKGTLNLASAGNSSHDLDSDAIVDDTSPDDSTTVTRTIDPHECFDVPTQLPGVVTVSATGVDNVKSYYSTYGNGAIDIAAPGGDRKYQIPDTPSKNGRILSTMPNGEYGFLQGTSMASPHAAGVAALLKSKHPKATPAQLQALLKVQADNPGCPVSYDQDGDGTQDAVCEGGKRVNGFFGFGIVDALRAVK; from the coding sequence ATGGCTCATCTGCGCTCCAGACGCCGGCTCGCTCTCGCGGTGCCGGTCGTGCTGTCCCTGACCGCCTCCCTCGGCTTCCTGCCCGTGGCCGCTTCGGCCGCCGCACCGGCCGCCTTCGTCACCCGCGCCGCCGACGGTCCGAACCTCGCGTATGTCGTCAACACCAAGAGCACCGACCATCACACGATCGGGGCGGTGACGAAGGCGATCTCCAAGGCCGGCGGCACCGTCGTCATCACGTACGGCAGGATCGGTGTGATCGTCGTCCACTCCGCGAACCCCTCGTTCGGGGCGGAGATCCGCGCGGCGCGCGGTGTGAGGTCCGCGGGTGCCACCCGGACCACACCGCTGGTGGCCGCCGGGACGACCGACGAGGGCGCGGCGGACTATCTGACGGCCGCGGAGGCAGCCAAGGTCGAGGCCGTGTCGGCCAGGACCCCCGAGAGCGAGCCCCTCGAAGCCGACCAGTGGGACCTGCGGTCGATCGGCGCCGACAAGGCCGCGAAGATCAACCCGGGCAGCCGTAAGGTCACCGTCGCCGTGATCGACACCGGCGTCGACGACACCCACCCCGACCTCGCCCCGAACTTCTCCGCGTCCCAGTCGGCGAACTGCGTCGGCGGCGTCGCGGACACCAGCGCGGGTGCGTGGCGTCCGTACACCGCCGAGGACTACCACGGCACCCATGTCGCCGGTGAGATAGCCGCCGCCCGCAACGGCATCGGGGTGGCCGGGGTCGCGCCCGGCGTGAAGGTCTCCGGCATCAAGGTGAGCGACCCGGACAACGGGCTCTTCTACCCGGAGAGCGTCGTGTGCGCCTTCGTGTTCGCCGCCGACCACGGCGTCGAGATCACGAACAACAGCTACTACGTCGATCCCTGGCTGTACAACTGCCTGGACGACCCCGATCAGCGGGCCATTGCCGACGCGGTCAACAGGGCGCAGCTGTACGCGACGAAGAAGGGCACCCTGAACCTGGCGTCGGCGGGCAACTCCAGCCACGACCTGGACTCCGACGCGATCGTGGACGACACCAGCCCCGACGACTCGACGACGGTCACGCGCACGATCGACCCGCACGAGTGCTTCGACGTGCCGACCCAGCTCCCGGGTGTCGTCACGGTGAGCGCCACGGGCGTCGACAACGTCAAGTCGTACTACTCCACCTACGGCAACGGCGCCATCGACATCGCGGCCCCCGGCGGCGACCGCAAGTACCAGATACCGGACACGCCGTCGAAGAACGGCCGCATCCTGTCCACCATGCCGAACGGCGAGTACGGCTTCCTGCAGGGCACCTCGATGGCCTCGCCGCACGCCGCGGGCGTCGCCGCGCTGCTCAAGTCGAAGCACCCGAAGGCGACTCCGGCCCAGCTCCAGGCGCTGCTCAAGGTCCAGGCCGACAACCCCGGCTGTCCCGTGTCGTACGACCAGGACGGTGACGGCACGCAGGACGCGGTGTGCGAGGGCGGCAAACGGGTCAACGGATTCTTCGGGTTCGGAATCGTCGACGCGCTGCGCGCGGTCAAGTGA